In Dermacentor andersoni chromosome 4, qqDerAnde1_hic_scaffold, whole genome shotgun sequence, the following proteins share a genomic window:
- the LOC126536145 gene encoding proton channel OtopLc-like — protein sequence MLRSGAPADDGSAEPLQPPARNGDLLRAYQEDADAAAAFEMPSAPLPPPPPLPLPPPMHEATEPDSSLLQEHGNGSLPELRAPFAVPDDDSLGQPRKGSADSSQSSTKCRRRTKSMTCNMVSALYGKIAVVITTVLVLTEVMDNSVPLLRFHGYLYAYLLGGSVVCLLGVYVSTMVDRCPALTGQPSRHGADPEAALRRGRVMTACSDVSIYLRIGVIVFGMGTLLSCGLEIATIFTLTKPCTDPVNLAMPVLHALFTFLQMHFVFMNAQTVARSLGCLRHLVLVHLVVTNIAIWLKLLLWETASEWLRQSHVVQDGQSTGPPKGFNFTTHVIDDQGDHKAFFTSDCLWRSMDNLPMERMLTLQRCLHNTTVGAIWQKASPFLTPFIVQYSVVAAVVVYNIWDNYSYCTRGKNYYGRRYSPTTDRIEAAVTSSTDRVVDCQGSSKGLFLGLLVLVAGVIVLILFFVLSNENMEIETLSAVTTLHCAVQGLSAMATAIGLCTVGGAYHKRGRTTQLNSILQGIGLLALYTYGVFGVVAGASRIFEGSEHMLLLVDGAFMVLFASLQSLFVQRLAMRCLPKNNNKSGLQVVTFLMFSNLVLWLLETFTNQNHISSQQQLAMYGAVSWGIISRVALPLVILYRFHSCVFLLEAWQLPITLSRE from the exons ATGCTTCGGAGCGGGGCCCCGGCGGACGACGGGTCCGCTGAGCCCCTGCAGCCGCCGGCGCGCAACGGGGACCTGCTCAGGGCGTACCAGGAGGACGCGGACGCGGCGGCGGCATTCGAGATGCCCTCGGCGCCGCTTCCCCCGCCACCGCCACTGCCGCTGCCGCCTCCGATGCACGAGGCCACCGAGCCGGACTCGAGCCTGCTGCAGGAGCACGGCAACGGCAGCCTGCCCGAGCTGCGCGCGCCCTTCGCCGTCCCCGACGACGACTCGCTCGGCCAGCCCCGCAAGGGCTCGGCCGACTCTTCGCAGAGCTCCACCAAGTGCAG GAGGCGCACAAAATCTATGACGTGCAACATGGTGAGCGCACTGTATGGCAAAATAGCTGTGGTTATCACGACCGTCCTGGTGTTGACGGAAGTTATGGACAACTCCGTGCCTCTTCTGCGCTTTCAC GGCTACCTGTACGCGTACCTGCTGGGCGGGTCGGTGGTCTGCCTCCTAGGCGTCTACGTGAGCACCATGGTGGACCGGTGTCCAGCGCTGACCGGCCAGCCGTCACGTCATGGGGCCGACCCTGAAGCAGCGCTGCGTCGCGGTCGTGTCATGACGGCCTGCTCAGACGTCAGCATTTACCTCCGAATAGGAGTCATCG TGTTCGGCATGGGGACTCTGCTGTCGTGCGGCCTCGAGATCGCCACCATATTCACGCTGACCAAGCCGTGCACCGACCCTGTGAACTTGGCCATGCCTGTGCTCCACGCGCTGTTCACCTTTCTGCAGATGCACTTCGTCTTCATGAACGCACAG ACCGTGGCCCGATCACTGGGCTGCTTGCGCCACCTGGTGCTGGTCCACCTCGTGGTCACCAATATCGCCATCTGGCTCAAGTTGCTGCTCTGGGAGACGGCCAGCGAGTGGCTCCGACAGAGCCACGTTGTCCAGGATGGGCAGAGCACCGGGCCACCCAAGGGATTCAACTTCACCACGCACGTCATAGACGACCAAGGCGACCACAAAGCGTTCT TCACTTCGGACTGCCTGTGGCGGTCCATGGACAACCTGCCCATGGAACGTATGCTTACGCTGCAACGCTGCCTGCACAACACGACGGTGGGCGCCATCTGGCAGAAAGCATCGCCCTTCTTGACGCCCTTCATCGTCCAGTACAGCGTCGTGGCTGCCGTGGTCGTCTACAACATCTGGGACAACTATTCCTACTGCACCAGGGGCAAGAACTACTATGGCCGCCGGTACTCTCCCACTACCGACCGCATTGAAGCTGCCGTCACCTCCTCTACCGACCGTGTCGTGGACTGCCAGGGTTCCAGCAAGGGCCTCTTCCTGGGCCTGCTCGTTCTTGTGGCCGGCGTCATCGTTCTCATCCTTTTTTTCGTGCTGAGCAACGAGAACATGGAAATCGAGACGCTTTCCGCAGTCACCACTCTCCACTGCGCAGTCCAGGGTCTTTCGGCTATGGCAACGGCCATCGGACTCTGCACTGTCGGCGGCGCTTACCACAAGCGCGGCAGGACGACGCAGCTCAACTCAATCCTGCAGGGCATCGGCCTCCTCGCCCTTTACACGTACGGCGTCTTCGGTGTCGTCGCCGGCGCCTCGAGAATCTTCGAAGGGTCCGAGCACATGCTCCTCCTCGTGGACGGAGCCTTCATGGTGCTGTTTGCGAGCCTACAGTCGCTGTTCGTCCAGCGACTCGCCATGCGTTGCCTGCCTAAGAACAACAACAAGTCCGGCTTGCAAGTCGTCACGTTTCTCATGTTCAGCaacctggtgctctggctcctgGAGACGTTCACGAACCAGAACCACATATCCAGTCAGCAGCAGCTGGCCATGTACGGGGCCGTGTCGTGGGGCATCATTTCTAGGGTGGCCCTGCCGCTGGTCATCCTTTATAGGTTCCACTCATGTGTCTTTCTTCTGGAGGCGTGGCAGCTGCCCATCACATTGAGCAGAGAGTGA